GGCAAAAACCCTTTTAACGCGTCAAGAAATAAAACCCCAAAAAACCATTTAATGCCAAGCACACGCTTGACATTAGTAGCGCCTATATTTCCGCTTCCAACGCTTCTGATATCAATGCCTTTTAAACCTTTAACAATAAGGTAACCTGTCGGTATTGAACCCATAAGGTACGCAGCCGCAGCGCTTACAATAATTATAATTATTCCCACGTGCTAAGCCTCCTTTTTTTCTTTCTGCTTTACTTTAAGCTTAATCGGGCAGCCGTCAAATCCAAAATCTTCCCGAATCCTGTTTATGACATATCTTAAATAACTTTCGTGTATTTTATCCGCAGAATTTACAAAAAGCGTAAAAGTGGGCGGCGCGGCAGAAACCTGCGTCGCGTAATATATTTTAAGGCTGCCTTTTTTTGTCACAGGCGCCTTTCTGAAAACCGCTTCCCTTATCATCCTGTTTAATATTGATGTCTTTACCCTGAAATTATACTTTTTTTCAACCCTAATTACAATATCTATAAGTTTTTCAAGCCCTGCCGAATTTTTGGCGGATACAAAGACAACCGGCGCGTAGTCCATGAATTTCATTTCATCCCGCAGATATTCAACATATTCTTTTCTTTTAGCGTCGCGCTCCGAAGGTTTTACAAGATCCCATTTGTTTACGCAGATAACAACAGCCTTTAAGTGTTCCGCGGCATAGCCCAGCACTTTCTTGTCAACCTCTGTAATGCCCGTGGTAATATCAATGACATGCAGGACAACATCACTTCTTTTTACATTGGAAAAAGACCTGCCAATGCCGAAAGCTTCCGGCTTGCCTTTCATGTTTCTGCGTTTCTTTACCCCGGCGGTATCTATAATTATGAATTTTTTGCCGTTTAACTCTATCATTGAATCCACCGCGTCGCGGGTGGTTCCGGGTATTTCAGTTACTATGGAACGTTCTTCCTTAAGCAGCGCGTTAAACAGCGATGATTTGCCTGCGTTTTCCCTTCCGGTTATGGCTATTTTTGGAAGCTTTGCGCCGTCTTCATCGGGCTTTACTTCAGGTATTCTCTCCGCTATGTAATCAAGAAGGTCATCAAGCCCAAGCGAATGCGCGGAAGAGACCGGAAAAATAGTGTCAATACCCATATTATAAAATTCATATGTCTTATCAACCGCCGCCTGCGAATCTATCTTATTTACCGCGACAACGTAATTGGGGTTATTTTCTTTTATAAAATTCAGAATCTTTTTGTCGTCCGGAATAAGGCCGCTTTTGCCGTCCGCCACCATAAGCACAAGGTCCGCGCTTTTGATAACGTCTTTTATGGTATCCACAACTTTTGTTTTTATAAGGTCTTCGCCGTCAAACAGTATTCCGCCCGTATCCACAATGGTAAACTTTTTACCAAACCAATCCACGTCGCCGTAAAGCCTGTCGCGGGTGACCCCCGGATAATCGTCAACTATGGCTTTCTGCTGGTTGATAAGTTTGTTGAAAATGGAGGATTTGCCGACATTTTCCCTTCCTACAATTAAAACCGTAAAATCGCTTTTCATTTTGCTCCTTAACTCCGATTAACATCAAAAAATAAGGAGGCCTTATTACGGCCTCCTGAAGACATTATATTTTTAAACGGCAAATAAAGCAAGGGTTAAAAAAGCACAACGTCCTCTTTGGAATAAAGGGAAAGAAAAAGCAGCATATATTCCTTAATATGCCTTGTAAGCAGAAAATTGTTCCTTACATGTTCCTTGCCGTTTTTACCAAGTTTATCGGCAAAATCAGGATTATTCAGCAGCATTTTAAGCGCGAACGCGGCGCCGTCTATTGAATGGCACAGCATCCCCGAATATTTATGCTTAATCTGAAGCGGTATTCCGCCCACATGCGAAGCCACAACCGGTTTTGACTTCCACAGCGCCTCGCTGACGGTAAGCCCAAACCCTTCTTTCAGTGATTTCTGCATTATTACCGTTGACGCCCTTTGAATGGCATTTACGGCGTTATCATCCTGCGGCATGTTAAGTATCATTATATCTTTATCTTTTCCCGCGGCTTCAAGCACTTCGTTATAAACAACATTGCCTTCCGGGTCATCCACAGCTGTCCCGCCTGCCAGCAGAAGCCTGCAGTCAACATAAGGCTTTACTTTCTTATACGCCTGTATTACGCCTACCGGATCCTTTAACCTGTCAAATCTTGATATCTGCGTGATTAAAGGCTTGTCTGTCGGTATGTTGTATTTATCAAGGTACTTTTTTATTTCTTCCGGCTCCATGTCACGGTTTTTATCGCTTAACGGGTCAATTGACGGAGAGATTAAAAACTGCCTTATGGGCAGCTGCCTTGCAAAAAGGGGCGAGGAAAATACGGCGGAATCATAGCGGTCAATAAACTCCCTTAGAAATTTCCATGTGGAAGCAACAGGATTACTTGCGTCAACATGGCACCGCCATATCCATTTATTATCCCGCTTTTTATTAATAAGCGTTATCGGCTGAGGGTCATGAATAAACATTATGTCCGAATCACAGGGCATATTTTCCTCATTAAACGCTCCGTTTTCCATAAACGTTTTTATCTCACTTTCAGTAAGCGGTTCCCCGCTTCCATGTATGTTATTATGCATTTTTTTCGTGACATCAAAAAAGGAGTTATTGCCTTTTATTACCTGCCAGTCAGACTGAACTCCAAGCTGATTCAGCAGGGGCACCATCCTTGTAAGTATTTCCGCTACACCGCCGCCTACCGGCGTGGAATTTACATGCGTGATTCTTTTTCCCTTTAATTTTTCGGCGGCAATTTTAAGGTCATCCAGAACTGCCTGACCCACTATTTTGGCGTAATCGTTTATGCTGTTCATATAACACCGCCCTTTCTTAAAATATCAATAATAACCCTGCGCAGCTGCCCTATAGTATGGGTATACGGGTCAAGCCTGTTTATGGCATCGGCGGGTTTATCCAGCCCCATTGAACTTCTTAACCAAAGGGAAAAATCATTTTCCTCTTTATCAAGCCTTAACCTTGACTCAAACATGTGAAAATAAAGGGAATCTGAAGTTATTTTTTCAAGGCATTTCACAAACTCTTCCGGAGAATTCGCCGTATAGCCTGTGGGAAAAACAAAACTTACCGATTTTACAAAATTAAACTCCATGCCGGGCATAGCCGACCTTAACTGCCTGCCTTTGCTTGATTCAAGATAATTGGTTATGACATTAATTAATTCCTGCCTTAACAGCCTTATGCTTTTGAAACTTACCGTATCAATACTTGCAAGGGCTTCCGCCAGCCTGCTTTCACCAAGCGATTCATCAACCCAATAAGCAAAATCATTGGCAGGTTCCGGATTCAGGTATTCGTGCTGCTGAAGAAATCTGTGAGTGTGGTGGTAGATGGACGAACCGTCAATACTTTTTACGCATTTTAACAGTTCTTCCAGATTTCCGGCTGAAACACCGGTTAATTCAGACAGGTGCATACGCGTGTAAAATCTGAAAGTTTTTTCATCCGCAATCCCTTCCATCATTACCCTCCTTAAACAATACAGCCGTATTTTTAGTTAACTCTTTTGCCCGGCAAAATTACAACAAGTACAAAAA
This genomic interval from Candidatus Goldiibacteriota bacterium contains the following:
- the der gene encoding ribosome biogenesis GTPase Der translates to MKSDFTVLIVGRENVGKSSIFNKLINQQKAIVDDYPGVTRDRLYGDVDWFGKKFTIVDTGGILFDGEDLIKTKVVDTIKDVIKSADLVLMVADGKSGLIPDDKKILNFIKENNPNYVVAVNKIDSQAAVDKTYEFYNMGIDTIFPVSSAHSLGLDDLLDYIAERIPEVKPDEDGAKLPKIAITGRENAGKSSLFNALLKEERSIVTEIPGTTRDAVDSMIELNGKKFIIIDTAGVKKRRNMKGKPEAFGIGRSFSNVKRSDVVLHVIDITTGITEVDKKVLGYAAEHLKAVVICVNKWDLVKPSERDAKRKEYVEYLRDEMKFMDYAPVVFVSAKNSAGLEKLIDIVIRVEKKYNFRVKTSILNRMIREAVFRKAPVTKKGSLKIYYATQVSAAPPTFTLFVNSADKIHESYLRYVINRIREDFGFDGCPIKLKVKQKEKKEA
- a CDS encoding glycosyltransferase produces the protein MNSINDYAKIVGQAVLDDLKIAAEKLKGKRITHVNSTPVGGGVAEILTRMVPLLNQLGVQSDWQVIKGNNSFFDVTKKMHNNIHGSGEPLTESEIKTFMENGAFNEENMPCDSDIMFIHDPQPITLINKKRDNKWIWRCHVDASNPVASTWKFLREFIDRYDSAVFSSPLFARQLPIRQFLISPSIDPLSDKNRDMEPEEIKKYLDKYNIPTDKPLITQISRFDRLKDPVGVIQAYKKVKPYVDCRLLLAGGTAVDDPEGNVVYNEVLEAAGKDKDIMILNMPQDDNAVNAIQRASTVIMQKSLKEGFGLTVSEALWKSKPVVASHVGGIPLQIKHKYSGMLCHSIDGAAFALKMLLNNPDFADKLGKNGKEHVRNNFLLTRHIKEYMLLFLSLYSKEDVVLF